TTGGGAAACCTGGGCCGTGCAGTTGTGTTAAGGACGGGCCCAGTTAAGGAAAGGCAGCCTGCCCAAAGATTGGTCAGGGAGAACTTCTATGCATTCTCTTCATTGTTCAAAAGGGGAACacacatctttttccttttaaaacaaagaGGAGATTAAGCCGGTTTCCGGGGCACTTGTGTGACGTGTCCCGCTTTTTGGCACAGCAGGAGGCGGCCGGTGATCACCAGCCCCAACTCCTCTCCCGCCGCCATGCTCGACTTCTTCACCATTTTCCCCAAGGGCGGGCTCCTGCTCTGGTGCTTCCTGGGCGTGAGCGACTCATGCACCGGGCCCGTTAACGCGTTGATTGGCTCAGCGCTGCTGCAGGAGCAGGGAGGTAACAACTCCTTCACCCATGAAGCCCTCACACTCAAGTATAAACTGGACAACCCGTTTGAGCTGGTGTTTGTGGTTGGTTTTCAGAAGATCCTAACACTGACGTATGTAGACAAATAGATAAATGATGTGCACTGGCTGTTTCGAGAGAAGTACCGCACAGAGATTCAACAGCAAAGTGCTTTAAGTCTATTGAATGGCACTTTTGATTTCCAAAATGACTTCCTGCGGCTCCTTCCTGAAGCAGAGGAGAGCAGTAAGATCCATGCTCCCACTACCAcgaagaaatatgaaaattctgAAAAGGCTAAGAAACCTGTAAGATCCATGATTGAAACACGGGGGGGAAAGCacaaggaaaaagcaaagaacagcaaaaaaaagggggggggaaccAAGAAGGAAGGTTCTGATGGCCCTTTGGCTACCAGCAAAGCAACCCCTGCAGAAAAGTCAAGTCTTTCAGTGGGGGCTGAGAATGGAGTAGAACTTTCCAAAGAGGAGCTGATACGCAGGAAAAGAGAAGAGTTCATTCAGAAGCATGGGAAGGTTATGGACAAACctgaggagaatcctggggtgtaccaggcatggatccaaggtatggactgggcttgagcacagaacactgggctctcttcatgtcacatgagaacactctgtgatgacccaatgcctcttgggcctccctggtccccagcagaagtctgctcttccctgtagtatggtagtgtaaacatgtaacctgagcagtggcctggctatctcattaagatgattggttctcacttcatatataaactattgcacttcctgaataaattgagtctgcatcacagaacctggctcccGGTGTCCAGCAAAGGGGCACCGTCACACTCACTCCCTTCCCGAGAGGCCAACCCACATCTGACAACACAAACCCAGCAAGTCCATGAAGTCAGATGCTCCCAAGGAGAAGGGCAAAAAAGCTCCCTGGGTGTGGGAACTAGGTGGCTGTGCAAACAAGGAAGTCTTGGATTATAGCACTCCTACCGCCAATGGAACATCAGAGGCTGCCCTGTCTGAGGGCATCAGCTTGATTCGAGGGACTGGGCCTGGGGGGCAGCTTCAGGACCTGGATTGCGGCAGCTCGAATGATGAAGGGGCCGCTCCAAACTCCACCAAACGTAGTGCTACTAAGGGAACTCTGGGTGGCATGTTTGGGATGCTGAAGGGCCTTGTGGGTTCCAAGAGCTTGAGTCGTGAAGACATAGAATCTGTGCTTGACAAGATGCGTGACCACCTCATTGCTAAGAACGTGGCTGCAGACATTGCTGTCCAGCTGTGTGAATCTGTTGCCAACAAGTTAGAAGGGAAGGTGATGGGGACATTCAGCACTGTGACTTCTACAGTCAAGCAAGCTCTACAGAAGTCCCTGGTGCAGATTCTGCAGCCACAGCGTCGAGCAGACATGCTCCGGGATATCATGGATGCACAGCGTCGCCAGCGCCCTTATGTCGTCACCTTCTGTGGTGTTAATGGAGTGGGGAAATCTACTAATCTTGCCAAGATTGCCTTCTGGCTGTTAGAGAATGGCTTCAGTGTTCTCACTGCTGCCTGTGACACATTTCCTGCTGGGGCTGTGGAGCAGCTGAGAACACACACCCGGCGTCTGACTGCCCTACACCCCCCGGAAAACCATGGTGGCCGCACGATGGCGCAGTTGTTTGAAAAGGGCTATGGCAAGGATGCTACCGGCATTGCCATGGAAGCCATTGCCTTTGCACGTAACCAAGGTTTTGATGTGGTGCTGGTGGACACAGCTGGCCACATGCAAGACAATGCCCCCCGATGACTGCCCTGGCCAAACTCATTACTGTCAATATGCCTGACTTGGTGCTGTTTGTGGGGGAGGCCTTAGTAGGCAATGAAGCAGTGAACCAGCTGGTCAAATTCAATAGAGCCTTGGCTGACCATTCTATGGCTCAACACCTCGGTTCATTGATGGCATTGTCCTTACCAAATTTGACACCATTGATGACAAGGTGGGAGCTGCTATCTCTATGACGCACATCACAAGCAAACCCATTGTCTTTGTGGACACTGGCCAGACCTACTGTGATCTCTGCAGTCTCAATGCCACGGCTGTGGTGGCTGCCCTCATGAAGGCTTAATGTGGCTCTTGCCTAATACCAAATTGCCGCTTTCCCCCACAAACCCCTTTTCCTGTATCAAGAATGTGCTTTAGAGTATGTGAGCAACTTGTCTTCAGTGTAGTACAATGGCAGAGTGAGGGAGCTCCAGGGGCTTGCAGCTCCTTCCAATCCCACTCCCTTGTCAGCCCAGCCTCCATCTGCAAGGAGGGCCTAATCATGTTTCAGTCACTGCCCACTGaccttctcccttccccacttTGAGCCTCCTCCTTCCTACTCAGGCATCCCCTTCACTCTGCCCACAGACTCAGTCTCATTACAATTTTGACCAATGGTTGGAAAACCTAACATCAGAACTTTGCTAACTAGTATGGTCACAGAGCCATCTCAGCCTAAGGAGCAGTTTGAGGTCCCAGCTTCATTAGGTTAAGAGACTCTTCTAGAGCCGGCTTTGGGTCTTAAATGGCACCTCCTCCTAGGGTATACAGCTTTCAGGTCCCTGGTGCCAGGATGACATCCACTTCACTGTTGGCAGTATATGGCCTGTTCTTAATTGCTGCTAATTCCAAATCTTATGATGACCCCTATACTGTATTTTCTCCAAAGCATCAGCTTGGCCAGAGTGATTTGTTACAAATAAGTGAAAAGTGAGTCCCTGCTTCCCTCAAACAAAGGGAGCTGCAGTGTTGCATTGGGCTTCTCAGCCTTCTAACTCTTCCCTACTCCTGGAATCCAGATGTAAGCCTTGCATGTACCCCTTCCTGGGAGAAAATCAATTA
This DNA window, taken from Sciurus carolinensis chromosome 19 unlocalized genomic scaffold, mSciCar1.2 SUPER_34, whole genome shotgun sequence, encodes the following:
- the LOC124973426 gene encoding LOW QUALITY PROTEIN: signal recognition particle receptor subunit alpha-like (The sequence of the model RefSeq protein was modified relative to this genomic sequence to represent the inferred CDS: inserted 2 bases in 2 codons; substituted 1 base at 1 genomic stop codon), whose protein sequence is MLDFFTIFPKGGLLLWCFLGVSDSCTGPVNALIGSALLQEQGGNNSFTHEALTLKYKLDNPFELVFVVGFQKILTLTYVDKXINDVHWLFREKYRTEIQQQSALSLLNGTFDFQNDFLRLLPEAEESSKIHAPTTTKKYENSEKAKKPVRSMIETRGGKHKEKAKNSKKKGGGTKKEGSDGPLATSKATPAEKSSLSVGAENGVELSKEELIRRKREEFIQKHGKGQHKPSKSMKSDAPKEKGKKAPWVWELGGCANKEVLDYSTPTANGTSEAALSEGISLIRGTGPGGQLQDLDCGSSNDEGAAPNSTKRSATKGTLGGMFGMLKGLVGSKSLSREDIESVLDKMRDHLIAKNVAADIAVQLCESVANKLEGKVMGTFSTVTSTVKQALQKSLVQILQPQRRADMLRDIMDAQRRQRPYVVTFCGVNGVGKSTNLAKIAFWLLENGFSVLTAACDTFPAGAVEQLRTHTRRLTALHPPENHGGRTMAQLFEKGYGKDATGIAMEAIAFARNQGFDVVLVDTAGHMQDNAPXMTALAKLITVNMPDLVLFVGEALVGNEAVNQLVKFNRALADHSMAXTPRFIDGIVLTKFDTIDDKVGAAISMTHITSKPIVFVDTGQTYCDLCSLNATAVVAALMKA